In Porites lutea chromosome 1, jaPorLute2.1, whole genome shotgun sequence, a single genomic region encodes these proteins:
- the LOC140945357 gene encoding lactadherin-like has translation MTASTRYSGHPAYHGRLHYPNSAWCAKDSAEDEDWLQIDLGTTYEICGAATQGTGNQKYNEYVTKFKLSYSSDGSSWTMYTGTGGSETEFHRNGGKNTVDEHLLPSPLSTRYIRFYPTDQVSWNCLRVELYSTALLK, from the exons ATGACTGCTTCAACAAGGTATTCTGGTCATCCTGCTTATCACGGTAGACTTCATTACCCTAACAGCGCCTGGTGTGCAAAAGACAGTGCCGAAGATGAAGATTGGCTTCAAATTGATCTGGGAACCACATATGAAATATGTGGGGCTGCTACCCAAGGGACTGGAAACCAGAAATACAACGAATACGTAACGAAATTCAAATTGTCTTACTCCTCTGATGGAAGCAGCTGGACTATGTATACTGGTACTGGAGGCTCAGAAACG gaaTTTCACAGGAATGGAGGCAAAAACACAGTAGATGAACACCTGTTGCCATCGCCACTGTCCACACGATACATTCGCTTCTATCCAACAGATCAAGTTAGCTGGAACTGCCTCAGAGTGGAACTGTACAGCACAGCTCTTTTAAAATGA